From Roseovarius sp. EL26, the proteins below share one genomic window:
- a CDS encoding ABC transporter ATP-binding protein, with amino-acid sequence MKNKAPWLILVLILVALQALVYQQFLSLTENGLRVIFDDGSMLQLAKVCAFVFALFLTRGVLSYIVPRISVWLACNAVREMRQDIITHLLRLDLAYFERTKAGDIILRVVNQVDGLSNFVGHGTVSAARDFITIIVISGYLIYKSPLLFTAAIIVIPALVLMMRFVSDNIKEIQANAENAFGDYMSGIEEMSNGMRTVKISGQEDSERERLFDATDGIRDLNIRLNAAQALFPPSIDLVSAFVYTLVIGGGGYMVIQGGYGIDAAGIITFLLGLVILFDPMRLLATFFAQLQASLILLASVRGIYSEEMRIKDHEGSVSEFDEQGDITFDQVDFAYDAQHPLFENFNITIEGGKKTAVVGATGSGKTSILSLTSRLYDVEGGRISIGDRDIRDIKVKSLRSAFSVVAQDIVIFNASIWENIRYVAPNATDEDIWAAAEAAEIADLIRARGEAPLGPKGSQLSGGQKQRIAIARAFLRSAPILLLDEATSALDQKTEERIQGALGRLSKNKTTIIVAHRLSSVVNADKIYVLDMGKVAEQGTHEELMSQNGLYAAMYASQKQGYS; translated from the coding sequence TTGAAAAACAAAGCACCTTGGTTGATTTTGGTTCTTATCTTGGTCGCGCTTCAAGCACTTGTTTATCAACAGTTTTTGTCGTTGACTGAAAACGGATTGAGGGTGATCTTTGACGATGGCTCGATGCTGCAGCTGGCTAAGGTCTGTGCCTTTGTTTTTGCCTTGTTTCTGACGCGAGGTGTGCTGTCGTATATTGTGCCGCGAATATCTGTTTGGCTGGCCTGTAATGCCGTGCGCGAAATGCGCCAGGACATCATCACGCATCTGCTTCGACTGGATCTGGCGTATTTCGAGAGAACCAAAGCTGGCGATATTATCTTGAGGGTGGTCAATCAGGTCGACGGTCTGAGCAACTTCGTTGGGCACGGTACCGTATCTGCAGCACGTGATTTTATCACTATTATTGTGATATCTGGTTACTTGATTTACAAATCCCCGCTTTTGTTCACAGCAGCAATTATTGTAATCCCGGCATTGGTCCTGATGATGCGGTTTGTTTCTGACAACATCAAGGAAATCCAGGCAAACGCGGAAAACGCTTTCGGGGATTATATGTCAGGCATTGAAGAGATGAGTAACGGGATGCGCACCGTGAAAATCTCAGGCCAAGAAGATAGTGAACGTGAGCGTTTGTTCGATGCAACCGATGGCATTCGTGACCTCAATATTAGGCTTAACGCGGCACAGGCCCTGTTCCCGCCCTCTATCGATTTGGTATCAGCCTTTGTCTATACGCTGGTCATCGGCGGTGGCGGTTATATGGTGATACAGGGCGGCTATGGCATTGATGCGGCTGGCATCATTACATTCCTGTTGGGTCTGGTGATTTTGTTTGATCCGATGCGTTTGTTAGCTACCTTTTTTGCTCAGCTTCAGGCGAGTTTGATTTTGCTGGCCAGCGTCAGAGGCATTTACAGCGAAGAGATGCGAATCAAAGATCACGAAGGTTCGGTCTCCGAGTTTGATGAACAGGGCGATATTACCTTTGATCAAGTTGATTTTGCCTACGACGCTCAGCACCCGCTGTTTGAAAACTTCAACATCACCATTGAGGGCGGTAAAAAAACCGCTGTTGTCGGTGCGACTGGATCAGGTAAGACGTCCATTCTGAGCCTTACCTCGCGGTTGTATGACGTTGAGGGCGGACGTATTTCCATAGGCGACCGGGATATCCGGGATATCAAGGTCAAGTCGTTGCGGAGCGCGTTTTCTGTTGTTGCGCAAGATATCGTGATCTTTAACGCCTCGATCTGGGAAAACATCCGCTATGTTGCGCCTAATGCAACCGATGAAGACATCTGGGCTGCGGCCGAAGCGGCCGAGATTGCCGACCTGATCCGTGCCCGGGGTGAGGCACCTTTGGGGCCAAAGGGCAGTCAGCTTTCTGGTGGTCAAAAACAGCGAATTGCCATCGCGAGAGCGTTCCTGCGCTCAGCCCCGATCCTTCTATTGGATGAAGCAACGTCTGCGCTTGATCAAAAGACCGAAGAGCGTATTCAAGGGGCACTGGGTCGCCTGTCCAAAAACAAAACAACCATCATCGTGGCGCACCGTCTATCGTCTGTCGTCAACGCCGATAAGATTTATGTTTTGGATATGGGTAAGGTTGCAGAACAAGGCACGCACGAAGAATTGATGTCTCAAAATGGTCTATACGCCGCCATGTATGCCTCGCAAAAGCAGGGCTATTCATAA
- a CDS encoding class I SAM-dependent methyltransferase yields the protein MVDINFTNAPEDSGPRKCPICNSSSGEALLSISGGKYSGAELHMRKCTVCGTGYFMAGADVPSYDEHNRSQDDCLHSARRGAGIRVMLEPLLAIDRPRKGRLLDVGCGFGYVPHFWRECGYGEAVGLEGRYPDQAAFEKLGVTIFPSDYSQATELHDEQFDYVFSSDVIEYVEDPEAFVAEISGALSEDGILVLSTPSATALTEESPHIVLLSTLSPGFRSFIVSPDGLEDLLRRCGFEHVMVRDTGTRLFAWASHVPLPKIRDQFVDGPVYLEYLENLSSIDDPHIACGALYRGLKNSIDLDQLDKLADLYSRFQALTLNQYGIDFEGIELSHERQRQEPGNGGCPSWMGRGMLYAGLAQKHLGTQVEKLVPLFAAAIETLQSELDLAEQFAGDSAYFMETAKKEHKLAQAALLAQNANVPDPAHKYVLRFPKALKGENVCLMAVFAPQGKVSAATGSYINLLSEQGLSVVACLATEDSTADVDVTNLSNAAGIIVRQNGGMDFSAWAGALNLLPECWEAERLVFTNDSIIALPDIFPEFINRSFQSDADYVAATDSFQISYHTQSYFFILQGAALSHPDVIAFWTKLQMLTEKQDVIESYEVKFLNYISKKFDLSHQILFPLEEMFIDIDPDDQQRINVTHDYWEYLIASGFPFVKVELVRDNPLKVNILNWKSVLTRHGVDVEAIVAHMAPRKKQTQELFRTSLRAEWRQILRELNKVRLNAHRRRKKRRQLSN from the coding sequence ATGGTTGATATTAATTTTACGAATGCTCCGGAGGATTCGGGGCCTCGGAAATGTCCTATTTGTAACTCAAGCAGCGGAGAAGCCCTGCTTTCCATATCTGGTGGAAAGTACTCTGGTGCAGAATTGCACATGAGAAAATGCACTGTTTGCGGCACCGGATATTTCATGGCTGGCGCTGATGTGCCTAGCTATGACGAACATAACCGTTCACAGGATGATTGCTTGCATAGCGCCCGTCGCGGCGCAGGCATTCGTGTAATGCTTGAACCGCTTCTCGCCATAGACCGTCCCAGAAAGGGGCGGTTGCTCGATGTTGGTTGCGGATTTGGTTATGTCCCTCACTTTTGGCGAGAATGTGGTTACGGTGAAGCAGTTGGTCTTGAGGGGCGTTACCCAGATCAAGCGGCCTTTGAGAAACTGGGCGTGACCATTTTCCCCAGTGACTACTCTCAGGCGACAGAACTGCATGATGAGCAGTTCGACTATGTTTTTAGCAGTGATGTCATTGAGTATGTTGAAGACCCGGAAGCCTTTGTTGCCGAAATATCTGGTGCGCTAAGTGAAGATGGAATTCTCGTTTTGTCGACACCGAGTGCGACGGCACTGACGGAAGAGAGTCCGCACATTGTGCTTTTATCTACGCTTTCCCCGGGGTTTCGGTCCTTCATCGTCTCTCCAGATGGTTTAGAGGATCTTTTGCGAAGATGCGGTTTTGAGCATGTGATGGTTCGCGACACGGGTACCCGGCTATTTGCCTGGGCGTCTCATGTTCCCCTGCCAAAGATAAGAGATCAATTTGTGGATGGGCCGGTATATCTAGAGTATCTGGAAAACCTATCCAGCATAGATGACCCGCATATTGCATGTGGGGCTCTCTATCGTGGTTTGAAAAATTCTATCGACTTGGATCAGCTTGATAAGCTGGCGGATTTATATTCTCGCTTCCAGGCTTTGACACTCAATCAATATGGTATCGATTTTGAAGGTATCGAACTCTCCCATGAGCGACAACGTCAAGAGCCCGGAAATGGAGGATGCCCATCGTGGATGGGACGTGGCATGCTCTATGCTGGGCTCGCACAAAAGCATCTTGGAACCCAAGTAGAAAAACTGGTGCCGCTTTTTGCTGCTGCAATTGAAACACTGCAAAGCGAACTTGATTTGGCGGAGCAGTTTGCAGGAGATTCCGCATATTTCATGGAAACTGCCAAAAAAGAGCATAAGCTGGCGCAGGCAGCTTTATTGGCACAGAACGCAAACGTTCCAGATCCGGCTCATAAATATGTGCTTCGGTTTCCCAAGGCGTTGAAAGGTGAGAATGTTTGCTTGATGGCCGTTTTCGCACCGCAAGGTAAGGTGAGCGCGGCTACAGGAAGCTATATAAATCTGTTGTCTGAACAAGGGCTATCCGTTGTTGCCTGCCTTGCAACGGAGGATTCAACAGCAGATGTTGATGTAACCAATCTGTCAAATGCAGCAGGTATTATTGTTCGCCAAAACGGTGGGATGGATTTTTCAGCTTGGGCCGGTGCGCTCAACTTACTGCCAGAATGCTGGGAAGCTGAACGTTTGGTATTTACCAACGACAGCATTATTGCGCTCCCGGATATCTTTCCTGAGTTCATTAACAGGTCGTTTCAATCCGACGCGGATTATGTTGCGGCAACAGATTCCTTTCAAATTAGCTACCACACCCAAAGCTACTTTTTCATTCTGCAGGGGGCGGCGCTATCACACCCCGATGTCATCGCATTCTGGACAAAACTTCAGATGTTAACAGAGAAACAAGATGTTATAGAATCGTATGAGGTGAAGTTTTTAAACTATATCTCAAAAAAATTCGATCTATCACATCAAATTCTTTTCCCATTAGAGGAAATGTTTATTGATATAGATCCTGATGACCAACAAAGAATTAATGTTACCCATGATTATTGGGAATATTTGATTGCTAGCGGGTTTCCCTTTGTTAAGGTTGAGCTTGTTCGTGATAATCCACTTAAGGTCAATATCCTGAACTGGAAAAGCGTGCTGACAAGGCATGGGGTAGACGTTGAGGCTATAGTGGCTCACATGGCCCCGCGTAAAAAGCAAACTCAAGAATTATTTCGCACAAGTTTGCGCGCTGAATGGCGGCAAATTCTTAGAGAGCTCAATAAAGTTCGCTTGAATGCACATCGGCGCCGTAAAAAACGGCGCCAGTTGTCTAACTAG
- the rfbC gene encoding dTDP-4-dehydrorhamnose 3,5-epimerase — protein MKVTQTELPDVLLLEPARFGDARGFFCESWNRKTLATHGVDIDFVQDNHSLSATVGTVRGLHFQSPPHAQAKLVRCGRGRLFDVAVDIRKGSPTYGKWFGAELSFENGLQLLIPEGFLHGFITREPDTEIVYKCSDYYAPECDGAVRFDDPDIGIDWGLSTDPVLSAKDADAPFLRDFDSPFVYEDLT, from the coding sequence GTGAAGGTCACACAAACAGAATTGCCCGATGTCCTACTGTTGGAACCTGCTCGTTTTGGCGATGCGAGGGGGTTCTTTTGCGAAAGCTGGAACCGCAAGACGCTGGCCACTCATGGCGTTGATATTGATTTCGTGCAGGATAATCATTCGTTGTCTGCCACGGTGGGCACGGTACGCGGGTTGCATTTTCAGTCGCCCCCCCATGCGCAAGCCAAACTGGTGCGCTGCGGTCGGGGCCGGTTGTTTGATGTCGCGGTCGATATTCGCAAGGGCAGCCCAACCTATGGTAAATGGTTCGGGGCAGAGCTGAGTTTTGAAAATGGCTTGCAGCTCTTGATCCCTGAAGGGTTCTTGCATGGATTTATCACCCGCGAGCCAGACACCGAGATTGTCTATAAATGTTCCGATTATTATGCCCCCGAGTGTGATGGGGCCGTTCGCTTTGATGATCCGGACATTGGCATCGACTGGGGACTGAGCACTGATCCGGTCTTGTCGGCAAAAGATGCAGATGCGCCATTTCTGAGAGATTTCGACAGCCCCTTTGTATATGAGGATTTGACATGA
- the rfbB gene encoding dTDP-glucose 4,6-dehydratase, whose translation MKILITGGAGFIGSAVVRLAVSRGHEVVNLDALTYAGRPENVATVADSPLYHFEHADIRDRAALDRIFAKHAPDAVMHLAAESHVDRSIDGPGDFIETNITGTYNMLEAARTFWVQQGRPEGFRFHHISTDEVYGSLGEEGMFTEDTSYDPRSPYSASKASSDHLVRAWQETYGLPVVLTNCSNNYGPYHFPEKLVPKVILNALSGKDIPVYGQGINVRDWLYVEDHADALLCVLDKGQVGRSYNIGGENERSNIELIKTICGILDQKRPGTAPYEQLITYVTDRPGHDARYAIDPDRIRTELGWRPSVTVEEGLERTINWYLDNEDWWRPLLDSEGVGTRLGHG comes from the coding sequence ATGAAGATTCTGATCACAGGCGGAGCGGGCTTCATTGGGTCGGCGGTTGTTCGGCTAGCGGTTAGTCGCGGACATGAAGTGGTCAATCTTGATGCGCTGACCTATGCGGGGCGACCCGAGAATGTGGCTACGGTTGCAGACAGTCCGCTGTATCATTTTGAGCATGCTGACATCCGGGACCGGGCGGCTTTGGACCGGATCTTTGCCAAGCATGCCCCCGATGCGGTGATGCATTTGGCCGCTGAAAGCCATGTGGATCGCTCGATTGATGGACCTGGTGATTTCATTGAGACCAACATTACCGGTACCTACAACATGCTTGAGGCGGCACGTACATTCTGGGTGCAACAAGGCCGACCTGAGGGCTTTCGCTTTCACCACATCTCAACCGATGAGGTTTACGGCTCATTGGGTGAAGAGGGTATGTTCACCGAGGATACCTCCTATGATCCACGTAGCCCGTATTCGGCCTCTAAAGCGTCGTCTGACCATCTGGTCCGGGCTTGGCAAGAAACTTACGGTCTGCCTGTGGTGTTGACCAACTGCTCGAACAATTATGGCCCCTATCACTTCCCCGAGAAGCTGGTGCCTAAGGTGATATTGAATGCCCTGTCGGGCAAAGACATCCCGGTTTACGGGCAGGGCATCAATGTGCGTGACTGGCTATATGTAGAAGACCACGCCGATGCTTTGCTATGTGTGCTGGACAAAGGCCAAGTTGGGCGCAGTTACAACATTGGTGGTGAAAACGAGCGCAGCAATATCGAGCTGATCAAAACGATTTGTGGCATTCTGGATCAAAAGCGCCCTGGCACAGCCCCCTATGAGCAGCTGATCACCTATGTCACTGATCGTCCCGGCCATGATGCGCGGTATGCCATCGACCCCGACCGTATCCGGACCGAGCTGGGCTGGCGTCCGTCGGTCACAGTCGAAGAAGGGTTGGAGCGTACGATCAACTGGTATCTGGACAACGAAGATTGGTGGCGCCCGTTGCTGGATAGCGAGGGTGTCGGCACCCGGCTGGGACACGGCTGA
- the rfbD gene encoding dTDP-4-dehydrorhamnose reductase, whose translation MVDAMAGPLLIFGQTGQVARELANLAPDAVFLARSDVDLSNPESCAAAIRQHAPRAVINAAAYTAVDKAEEEEALAHAINAAAPTAMARAAAELGCPLVHISTDYVFDGQGTAPWSPSDATDPENAYGRTKLAGEDAIRASDAAYAILRTSWVFSAHGNNFLKTMLRLSETRDALSIVDDQIGGPTPARAIAEACLSIAAQLQQDPGKSGTYHFSGALDVSWKDFAAAIFEISDRKVAVTGIPTSNYPTPAARPLNSRMDCSATKDVFGISRPDWREATQTIIQQLREIGETA comes from the coding sequence ATGGTTGATGCGATGGCTGGTCCTTTACTGATCTTCGGTCAAACCGGGCAAGTTGCCCGCGAATTGGCGAACCTGGCCCCAGATGCAGTTTTTCTGGCGCGGTCTGACGTGGATTTGTCCAATCCCGAAAGCTGTGCCGCGGCCATTCGACAACACGCCCCGCGTGCCGTCATCAATGCAGCCGCTTATACAGCTGTCGACAAGGCGGAAGAGGAAGAGGCACTGGCCCATGCCATCAATGCCGCAGCCCCCACGGCGATGGCACGGGCCGCTGCTGAATTGGGTTGCCCACTCGTGCATATCTCAACCGATTATGTTTTCGATGGGCAGGGTACTGCGCCATGGTCGCCGTCCGATGCAACCGATCCGGAAAACGCTTATGGCCGCACAAAATTAGCGGGTGAGGATGCCATCCGGGCCTCTGATGCTGCCTATGCCATCCTGCGCACATCTTGGGTGTTTTCGGCCCATGGAAATAACTTCCTGAAAACCATGCTGCGGCTGTCTGAGACCCGCGATGCACTGAGTATCGTTGATGATCAAATCGGCGGTCCGACCCCGGCCCGCGCGATTGCCGAGGCCTGCCTGAGCATTGCTGCTCAGCTTCAGCAGGATCCCGGTAAATCCGGTACCTATCATTTTTCCGGTGCACTTGATGTTAGCTGGAAGGATTTCGCCGCTGCCATCTTTGAGATCTCTGATCGTAAGGTGGCCGTCACGGGCATACCGACGTCAAACTACCCGACCCCGGCCGCGAGACCGCTTAATTCCAGAATGGACTGCAGCGCGACTAAAGATGTCTTTGGTATATCGCGCCCTGACTGGCGCGAGGCCACACAAACCATCATTCAGCAATTACGCGAGATAGGAGAGACCGCATGA
- the rfbA gene encoding glucose-1-phosphate thymidylyltransferase RfbA, with product MTDRKGIILAGGSGTRLYPITIGISKQLLPLYDKPMIYYPISVLMLAGIREIAMITTPQDQEQFKRMLGDGSQWGISLTYITQPSPDGLAQAYLLAENFLDGAPSAMVLGDNIFFGHGLPDILAEADQQRDGGTVFGYHVADPERYGVVSFDENDNAQQIIEKPEVPPSNYAVTGLYFLDADAPRLARDVRPSERGELEITTLLEMYLHAGKLNVKRMGRGYAWLDTGTHASLLDAGNFVRTLEQRQGLQTGCLEEVAFDHGWISADDLAKRAKMFSKNAYGKYLANLLN from the coding sequence GTGACAGATCGTAAAGGTATTATTCTGGCCGGGGGATCCGGCACGCGGCTGTATCCGATCACTATTGGCATCTCAAAGCAATTGCTGCCGCTTTATGATAAGCCGATGATCTATTATCCGATTTCGGTTCTGATGCTGGCAGGTATCCGCGAGATTGCGATGATCACGACGCCACAAGATCAAGAGCAATTCAAACGTATGCTGGGCGATGGCAGTCAGTGGGGCATTTCCCTGACCTATATCACCCAACCTTCGCCTGACGGATTGGCGCAGGCCTACCTGCTGGCCGAGAACTTTTTGGATGGTGCCCCTTCGGCCATGGTTTTGGGCGATAACATTTTCTTTGGTCACGGCTTGCCCGACATTCTGGCAGAGGCTGACCAGCAACGCGATGGGGGTACTGTCTTTGGGTATCACGTGGCAGATCCGGAACGTTATGGCGTTGTCAGCTTTGATGAAAATGATAACGCACAGCAAATTATTGAGAAACCCGAGGTGCCGCCGTCAAACTATGCGGTCACTGGTCTCTATTTTCTAGACGCTGATGCGCCGCGTCTGGCCCGGGATGTACGCCCATCTGAACGTGGCGAGTTGGAGATCACCACCTTGCTGGAGATGTATCTGCATGCGGGAAAACTCAATGTGAAACGTATGGGGCGTGGTTATGCCTGGCTTGATACGGGCACGCATGCCAGCCTGCTGGACGCCGGAAACTTTGTGCGCACGCTGGAGCAACGCCAGGGGCTGCAAACTGGCTGCCTTGAGGAGGTTGCTTTTGATCATGGCTGGATTAGCGCGGATGATCTGGCAAAGCGCGCCAAGATGTTTAGCAAAAATGCCTATGGGAAGTATCTTGCAAACTTGTTGAATTAG
- a CDS encoding DUF5672 family protein has product MADVKHNARSQAGTQTCKVLVPVYRPLSDFEAAIVRHNLSLLSDHQAALFGPSSKRDILVSTAETLIKDTGANITVECFDDHYFKDVYGYSQLLLAHEFFERFKDVTHVLICQTDALILSGNLQQWLETDYSYIGAPIFKGFAKPVMPPKFTNMLNGGLSLRNVGDAQRALKKVSFLKKSKWSRVFKKLGLLLISNMVLRLIGRKSFVIINENVHEDVIWTGQIRACVPGFTTPGLDTALRFAFEVLPRYLYEKNGRELPFGCHAFEAHDPDFWHEHFPKWTLEYRSDR; this is encoded by the coding sequence ATGGCGGATGTGAAACACAATGCACGATCACAAGCTGGCACTCAAACCTGCAAGGTTCTGGTGCCTGTTTACCGCCCCTTGTCTGACTTTGAAGCGGCTATCGTTCGGCATAATCTGTCGTTGTTATCGGATCATCAGGCCGCACTTTTTGGGCCCAGCAGCAAGAGAGACATCCTTGTTTCAACCGCTGAGACACTGATCAAAGACACCGGAGCGAACATTACCGTAGAATGCTTTGATGATCATTATTTCAAAGATGTTTATGGGTATAGTCAGCTGCTTTTGGCGCATGAGTTCTTTGAGCGTTTCAAGGATGTCACACATGTGTTGATTTGCCAGACTGATGCGCTGATCTTATCTGGCAATCTCCAACAATGGTTGGAGACGGATTATTCCTATATCGGGGCGCCTATTTTCAAGGGCTTCGCCAAGCCCGTCATGCCGCCAAAATTCACCAATATGCTAAACGGCGGCCTCTCATTACGGAATGTTGGCGATGCGCAACGGGCGCTTAAGAAAGTTAGCTTTCTCAAAAAATCCAAGTGGAGCAGAGTCTTCAAAAAACTAGGGTTGCTTTTGATTTCTAATATGGTTTTACGCCTTATCGGGCGGAAATCCTTTGTCATCATCAACGAGAATGTGCACGAAGACGTGATCTGGACTGGCCAGATACGGGCTTGTGTACCGGGCTTCACAACCCCTGGCTTAGACACGGCATTGCGTTTCGCATTCGAAGTTCTGCCGCGTTATTTGTATGAGAAAAATGGGCGAGAGTTGCCATTTGGATGCCATGCTTTCGAAGCCCATGACCCGGATTTTTGGCATGAGCACTTCCCAAAATGGACTTTAGAGTACCGTTCTGACCGCTAA
- a CDS encoding metallophosphoesterase family protein has protein sequence MTFWTTLYHRLNRRNAGSQSSLAPDAPFVAIGDIHGRLDLLETLVAKIDEQAPNLPLIFLGDYVDRGPDSAGVLSRLKSLDDTPSRQTTCLMGNHDVMMLDFLDHPEQDGPRWLNYGGIQTLESFGIPPMDQSPTMMRDQLLSKIDPSLLSWLRQRPLIWQSGNIVASHAGGNPNRPIEPNREHSLLWGHPDIHTKPRRDDLWVVHGHFADDEAYIKNNRICVDTRAHRSGQLTAAIISPESVEFIST, from the coding sequence ATGACATTTTGGACGACATTGTACCACAGATTGAACCGGCGCAACGCAGGGTCGCAAAGCTCGCTCGCGCCGGATGCCCCATTTGTTGCAATTGGGGACATTCACGGGCGGCTGGATTTGTTAGAAACCCTCGTTGCGAAAATCGATGAGCAAGCCCCGAATTTACCGCTGATTTTCCTAGGCGATTATGTTGACCGGGGGCCAGATAGCGCAGGTGTATTAAGCCGGCTGAAATCCTTGGATGACACCCCTTCGCGCCAAACCACTTGCCTAATGGGCAATCATGACGTGATGATGCTTGATTTTCTGGATCACCCTGAACAGGACGGTCCTAGGTGGTTAAATTACGGCGGCATACAAACACTCGAAAGCTTTGGCATTCCCCCGATGGATCAGTCTCCGACCATGATGCGGGATCAATTACTGTCAAAAATCGATCCAAGCCTGCTTTCCTGGCTAAGGCAGCGCCCACTGATCTGGCAAAGTGGTAACATCGTCGCCTCCCATGCCGGTGGGAACCCTAACCGCCCTATTGAGCCAAATCGCGAACACAGCCTGCTGTGGGGACACCCGGATATCCACACCAAACCCCGCCGCGATGACCTGTGGGTGGTCCATGGCCATTTCGCCGACGATGAAGCCTACATCAAGAACAACCGTATCTGCGTTGACACCCGGGCACACCGCTCTGGTCAATTGACCGCCGCAATCATCTCGCCAGAATCGGTGGAATTCATATCGACCTGA
- a CDS encoding type I secretion system permease/ATPase, whose protein sequence is MQEQMKSGFPELHAARRKGLGLLAWSFVFSVFVNLLMLTGPLYMLQVYDRVLASRSIETLTALTILVGALYLLMAVLDFARGRVMARVGARFQATLDGRLFEATLYRSSDPQEHAASSGALRDLDSLQGLFISPVLLALFDIPWAPIFIAAIFLFHPILGWLAVAGGLVIVVLALINQRMTGDQVRMAQNASQQAHNFADQARAGSEIVLSQGLAGNMRRRFVALRNAALTQAVHANDWTGSFTSFTKSFRLFLQSMMLGAGALLVIRGQMTPGSMIAGSILMGRALAPIEQSMGSWPVIQRARSGWKSLGRFLQKVPPRPTLTELPVPSPQLATKSMTVIPPGQKIPTLRNVTFDLRAGEALGVIGRSGSGKSTLARALMGYWPLVAGEVRLGGATLDQYSPDALGAHIGYLPQSVSLFPGTVAENIARMSTNPDSAMVVKAAKQANAHDMIMQLPKGYNSYLDGNENQLSGGQRQRIALARALFGDPVLLILDEPNSMLDAEGSEALNRTVRNFKSSGRSIILMTHRPAAIAECDLLMVVEKGVITAFGPRDEVMQKKLKNVEPLRKTLKNKVAT, encoded by the coding sequence ATGCAAGAGCAGATGAAGTCAGGCTTTCCAGAACTGCATGCCGCACGCCGCAAGGGGCTGGGATTGCTGGCATGGTCTTTTGTGTTTTCGGTGTTCGTGAACCTGCTGATGTTGACCGGGCCGCTTTATATGCTGCAGGTCTATGACCGGGTACTTGCATCACGATCGATTGAAACGCTGACGGCGTTGACCATTTTGGTTGGCGCGCTGTACCTGTTGATGGCAGTGCTGGATTTCGCTCGTGGTCGGGTGATGGCACGGGTTGGCGCGCGGTTTCAGGCGACGTTGGATGGCCGCCTGTTTGAGGCGACATTATACCGATCTTCGGACCCGCAAGAGCATGCCGCGTCATCCGGGGCGCTGCGCGATCTGGATTCTTTGCAGGGCCTGTTTATTTCGCCGGTACTGTTGGCGCTTTTTGATATTCCTTGGGCACCTATTTTTATTGCAGCCATCTTTTTGTTTCATCCCATATTGGGTTGGTTGGCTGTCGCTGGTGGATTGGTGATTGTTGTGCTTGCGCTGATTAATCAAAGGATGACAGGGGATCAGGTGCGCATGGCGCAAAATGCCAGCCAACAGGCGCATAACTTTGCGGATCAGGCACGCGCCGGAAGCGAGATTGTCTTAAGTCAGGGGTTGGCCGGCAACATGCGACGCAGGTTTGTGGCATTGCGCAATGCGGCGTTGACACAGGCAGTGCATGCCAATGACTGGACTGGTAGTTTCACCTCGTTCACGAAGTCGTTTCGCTTATTTTTACAGTCAATGATGCTGGGTGCTGGTGCGTTGCTGGTTATTCGTGGGCAGATGACGCCCGGATCGATGATTGCTGGCTCCATCCTGATGGGGCGGGCGCTTGCGCCGATTGAGCAATCGATGGGCAGTTGGCCGGTGATACAACGAGCGCGCAGCGGTTGGAAATCTCTGGGGCGCTTTTTGCAAAAAGTGCCGCCAAGGCCAACGCTGACAGAACTGCCTGTACCAAGCCCGCAATTGGCAACCAAAAGCATGACGGTGATCCCGCCGGGGCAGAAAATACCGACGTTGCGGAATGTGACGTTTGATCTGCGCGCAGGCGAGGCCTTGGGCGTGATTGGGCGCAGTGGGTCAGGCAAATCGACCCTGGCGCGGGCGTTGATGGGATATTGGCCTTTGGTGGCAGGAGAAGTCCGTCTTGGCGGCGCGACGCTGGATCAATACAGCCCTGATGCGTTAGGGGCACATATCGGCTATCTGCCGCAATCGGTTTCATTGTTCCCTGGAACCGTGGCAGAAAATATCGCCCGGATGTCAACCAACCCGGATTCCGCGATGGTGGTGAAAGCGGCCAAACAGGCCAATGCGCATGACATGATCATGCAATTACCTAAGGGTTATAACAGCTATTTGGATGGTAATGAAAACCAGTTGTCTGGTGGGCAACGCCAACGTATCGCCTTGGCGCGGGCGTTGTTTGGGGACCCGGTTTTATTGATTTTGGATGAGCCAAATTCGATGCTGGATGCCGAAGGGTCAGAGGCCTTGAACAGAACTGTGCGTAATTTCAAAAGCTCAGGCAGATCGATTATTTTGATGACGCACCGGCCCGCAGCGATTGCCGAATGTGATTTGTTGATGGTGGTAGAGAAAGGCGTGATTACTGCCTTTGGCCCTCGGGATGAAGTGATGCAGAAGAAGCTCAAAAATGTTGAGCCACTGCGTAAAACGTTGAAGAATAAGGTGGCGACTTGA